In Thermodesulfobacteriota bacterium, the genomic window GATCGGGGCCTCCCGGGTCTTCCTCGGGGTCCACTACCCCACCGACGTCCTCGCGGGGGCGGCGCTGGGCAGCGCCATCGGGGCCGGGAGCGGGGCGCTGGCGGGTGCCCTGGCCCGGGTGCTGGGAGGGTGACCGTTCGCACCGCCGCGCCCGTCTCGCCAGGAGCCTCTACTACGGAGCGGGGAGGACGGTCGTCAGGAACCCGAAGGATGAGCTCAAGACCGGCACCTTCCATGCGATGCTCG contains:
- a CDS encoding phosphatase PAP2 family protein translates to MGASRVFLGVHYPTDVLAGAALGSAIGAGSGALAGALARVLGG